A single region of the Triticum dicoccoides isolate Atlit2015 ecotype Zavitan chromosome 2B, WEW_v2.0, whole genome shotgun sequence genome encodes:
- the LOC119362344 gene encoding uncharacterized protein LOC119362344 isoform X1, with protein sequence MALPAIPDELLVEILLRLPTAADLIRASAACVSFRRLIADRSFTRRFRKLHPPPLLGFLDTGRLRFHPAVPPHPSAPAARAVASAADFSFDFLPSPCSSRPWSVQDVLDGRVLLERPRPRRRESPSNEMVVCDPLHRHYLLLPRIPDDLAASVVHAQGFCYEDSCLVPSGDHEEAAATDEASFRVIWMMLLPTKPVIFVFCSGTGQWRTVPSLTWSEMSPGFVLSTHVFSFLRRHYAHGCFYWTSCSTEKFLALDIRRMEFSVAVHPPCERKPGENVVIAEADQGMILMFVPKPNTSPVIYTVWRNNGGRFTQWQMEKPITLDSGSGLMGAAGRHLLLYYCGTSSVGRSCFTRDVNTFQLERVCSAYPKQTHAYCNFPPSLLSSPTVSIGTHHADIQGAGDDVPVPQLRESDPGGVQRLVAPAATRAPNPCFATEGTHHADIQGAGDDVPVPQVRGSDCGGVEGPVFPAAARASNPLFVVEAAPHADVRRQAGDDVRVPELREAGPEDVTLCNAGTRHVCADAQGAGDDVLVPKLQEADPGGVQGPVVAAAAQAPTPSFVVEATPHADVREVGGAVQMPELREAVPGGVTLCNAGTRHVCADAQGAGDDVLVPKLQEADPGGVQGPVVAAAAQAPTPSFVVEGTPHADIWEVEDVVPVPEAREAGPGGVQGPVLASAAQAPKPSFDNNGAEAGRGGARRWRWGWGWTCGVCRGQVAEVRGDEGPE encoded by the exons ATGGCCTTGCCGGCGATCCCCGACGAGCTCCTGGTGGaaatcctcctccgcctccccaccGCAGCCGACCTCATCCGCGCCTCGGCCGCCTGCGTCTCCTTCCGCCGCCTAATCGCCGACCGCTCCTTCACCCGTCGCTTCCGCAAGCTCCACCCGCCGCCCCTTCTCGGCTTCCTCGACACAGGGCGGCTTCGCTTCCACCCCGCCGTCCCGCCTCACCCCTCCGCGCCCGCGGCCAGGGCCGTCGCCAGCGCCGCCGACTTCTCCTTCGACTTcctcccctccccttgctcctctcGGCCCTGGTCCGTGCAGGATGTGCTTGACGGCCGCGTACTCCTCGAAAGGCCCCGCCCCCGCCGTCGCGAATCTCCCTCCAATGAGATGGTCGTGTGCGACCCCTTGCACCGGCACTATCTCTTGCTTCCCCGGATCCCCGATGACCTAGCCGCTTCGGTTGTCCACGCACAAGGGTTCTGCTACGAAGACTCCTGCCTCGTCCCTTCCGGCGACCACGAGGAGGCAGCTGCGACGGACGAGGCTTCATTCAGGGTGATCTGGATGATGCTGCTCCCAACTAAGCCGGTGATCTTTGTCTTCTGCTCGGGCACAGGGCAATGGCGAACAGTTCCATCACTGACTTGGAGCGAGATGTCGCCTGGCTTTGTGTTATCGACACATGTGTTTTCTTTCCTGAGGCGCCATTACGCCCATGGCTGTTTCTACTGGACTTCATGCTCCACCGAGAAATTCCTCGCGCTCGACATCAGGAGGATGGAGTTCTCCGTGGCTGTCCACCCACCCTGTGAAAGAAAACCGGGTGAGAATGTGGTGATCGCGGAGGCAGACCAAGGCATGATTCTCATGTTTGTGCCTAAGCCTAACACGTCTCCCGTTATTTATACTGTTTGGCGAAACAATGGTGGGAGGTTCACCCAGTGGCAGATGGAGAAGCCAATCACGCTGGATTCTGGGTCCGGCCTCATGGGTGCAGCGGGGAGGCATTTGCTCCTATATTATTGCGGAACCTCGTCGGTCGGCCGAAGTTGTTTCACGCGGGACGTTAACACATTCCAGCTCGAGAGGGTGTGTTCTGCATATCCCAAACAGACACACGCATATTGCAACTTCCCACCGTCGCTATTATCGTCACCGACAGTGTCAATTG GCACACACCATGCTGACATCCAGGGAGCGGGGGATGATGTGCCAGTGCCTCAACTACGAGAATCTGACCCTGGAGGCGTGCAACGACTTGTTGCTCCGGCGGCCACCCGAGCTCCGAACCCCTGTTTCGCCACCGAAG GCACACACCATGCTGACATCCAGGGGGCGGGGGATGATGTGCCAGTGCCTCAAGTACGAGGATCTGACTGTGGAGGCGTGGAAGGACCTGTTTTTCCGGCGGCCGCCCGAGCTTCAAACCCCTTGTTCGTCGTCGAAG CCGCACCCCATGCTGATGTCCGGCGGCAAGCAGGGGACGATGTGCGAGTGCCTGAACTACGAGAAGCTGGCCCTGAAGACGTGACCTTGTGCAATGCAG GCACACGCCACGTCTGCGCTGATGCCCAGGGAGCAGGGGATGATGTGCTGGTGCCTAAACTACAAGAAGCTGACCCTGGAGGTGTGCAAGGACCTGTTGTTGCAGCGGCTGCCCAAGCTCCGACCCCCTCTTTCGTCGTCGAAG CCACACCCCATGCTGATGTCCGGGAAGTGGGGGGCGCTGTGCAGATGCCTGAACTACGAGAAGCTGTCCCTGGAGGCGTGACCTTGTGCAATGCAG GCACACGCCACGTCTGCGCTGATGCCCAGGGAGCAGGGGATGATGTGCTGGTGCCTAAACTACAAGAAGCTGACCCTGGAGGTGTGCAAGGACCTGTTGTTGCAGCGGCTGCCCAAGCTCCGACCCCCTCTTTCGTCGTCGAAG GCACACCCCATGCTGACATCTGGGAAGTGGAGGACGTTGTGCCGGTGCCTGAAGCACGAGAAGCTGGCCCTGGAGGCGTGCAAGGACCCGTCCTCGCATCCGCCGCCCAAGCCCCAAAACCCTCGTTCGACAACAATGGTGCGGAGGCGGGTCGTGGTGGGGCGAGaagatggcgctggggctggggctggaCCTGCGGAGTCTGTAGGGGGCAGGTAGCCGAGGTGCGAGGAGACGAAGGACCGGAGTAG
- the LOC119362344 gene encoding uncharacterized protein LOC119362344 isoform X2, whose product MALPAIPDELLVEILLRLPTAADLIRASAACVSFRRLIADRSFTRRFRKLHPPPLLGFLDTGRLRFHPAVPPHPSAPAARAVASAADFSFDFLPSPCSSRPWSVQDVLDGRVLLERPRPRRRESPSNEMVVCDPLHRHYLLLPRIPDDLAASVVHAQGFCYEDSCLVPSGDHEEAAATDEASFRVIWMMLLPTKPVIFVFCSGTGQWRTVPSLTWSEMSPGFVLSTHVFSFLRRHYAHGCFYWTSCSTEKFLALDIRRMEFSVAVHPPCERKPGENVVIAEADQGMILMFVPKPNTSPVIYTVWRNNGGRFTQWQMEKPITLDSGSGLMGAAGRHLLLYYCGTSSVGRSCFTRDVNTFQLERVCSAYPKQTHAYCNFPPSLLSSPTVSIGTHHADIQGAGDDVPVPQLRESDPGGVQRLVAPAATRAPNPCFATEGTHHADIQGAGDDVPVPQVRGSDCGGVEGPVFPAAARASNPLFVVEAAPHADVRRQAGDDVRVPELREAGPEDVTLCNAGTRHVCADAQGAGDDVLVPKLQEADPGGVQGPVVAAAAQAPTPSFVVEGTPHADIWEVEDVVPVPEAREAGPGGVQGPVLASAAQAPKPSFDNNGAEAGRGGARRWRWGWGWTCGVCRGQVAEVRGDEGPE is encoded by the exons ATGGCCTTGCCGGCGATCCCCGACGAGCTCCTGGTGGaaatcctcctccgcctccccaccGCAGCCGACCTCATCCGCGCCTCGGCCGCCTGCGTCTCCTTCCGCCGCCTAATCGCCGACCGCTCCTTCACCCGTCGCTTCCGCAAGCTCCACCCGCCGCCCCTTCTCGGCTTCCTCGACACAGGGCGGCTTCGCTTCCACCCCGCCGTCCCGCCTCACCCCTCCGCGCCCGCGGCCAGGGCCGTCGCCAGCGCCGCCGACTTCTCCTTCGACTTcctcccctccccttgctcctctcGGCCCTGGTCCGTGCAGGATGTGCTTGACGGCCGCGTACTCCTCGAAAGGCCCCGCCCCCGCCGTCGCGAATCTCCCTCCAATGAGATGGTCGTGTGCGACCCCTTGCACCGGCACTATCTCTTGCTTCCCCGGATCCCCGATGACCTAGCCGCTTCGGTTGTCCACGCACAAGGGTTCTGCTACGAAGACTCCTGCCTCGTCCCTTCCGGCGACCACGAGGAGGCAGCTGCGACGGACGAGGCTTCATTCAGGGTGATCTGGATGATGCTGCTCCCAACTAAGCCGGTGATCTTTGTCTTCTGCTCGGGCACAGGGCAATGGCGAACAGTTCCATCACTGACTTGGAGCGAGATGTCGCCTGGCTTTGTGTTATCGACACATGTGTTTTCTTTCCTGAGGCGCCATTACGCCCATGGCTGTTTCTACTGGACTTCATGCTCCACCGAGAAATTCCTCGCGCTCGACATCAGGAGGATGGAGTTCTCCGTGGCTGTCCACCCACCCTGTGAAAGAAAACCGGGTGAGAATGTGGTGATCGCGGAGGCAGACCAAGGCATGATTCTCATGTTTGTGCCTAAGCCTAACACGTCTCCCGTTATTTATACTGTTTGGCGAAACAATGGTGGGAGGTTCACCCAGTGGCAGATGGAGAAGCCAATCACGCTGGATTCTGGGTCCGGCCTCATGGGTGCAGCGGGGAGGCATTTGCTCCTATATTATTGCGGAACCTCGTCGGTCGGCCGAAGTTGTTTCACGCGGGACGTTAACACATTCCAGCTCGAGAGGGTGTGTTCTGCATATCCCAAACAGACACACGCATATTGCAACTTCCCACCGTCGCTATTATCGTCACCGACAGTGTCAATTG GCACACACCATGCTGACATCCAGGGAGCGGGGGATGATGTGCCAGTGCCTCAACTACGAGAATCTGACCCTGGAGGCGTGCAACGACTTGTTGCTCCGGCGGCCACCCGAGCTCCGAACCCCTGTTTCGCCACCGAAG GCACACACCATGCTGACATCCAGGGGGCGGGGGATGATGTGCCAGTGCCTCAAGTACGAGGATCTGACTGTGGAGGCGTGGAAGGACCTGTTTTTCCGGCGGCCGCCCGAGCTTCAAACCCCTTGTTCGTCGTCGAAG CCGCACCCCATGCTGATGTCCGGCGGCAAGCAGGGGACGATGTGCGAGTGCCTGAACTACGAGAAGCTGGCCCTGAAGACGTGACCTTGTGCAATGCAG GCACACGCCACGTCTGCGCTGATGCCCAGGGAGCAGGGGATGATGTGCTGGTGCCTAAACTACAAGAAGCTGACCCTGGAGGTGTGCAAGGACCTGTTGTTGCAGCGGCTGCCCAAGCTCCGACCCCCTCTTTCGTCGTCGAAG GCACACCCCATGCTGACATCTGGGAAGTGGAGGACGTTGTGCCGGTGCCTGAAGCACGAGAAGCTGGCCCTGGAGGCGTGCAAGGACCCGTCCTCGCATCCGCCGCCCAAGCCCCAAAACCCTCGTTCGACAACAATGGTGCGGAGGCGGGTCGTGGTGGGGCGAGaagatggcgctggggctggggctggaCCTGCGGAGTCTGTAGGGGGCAGGTAGCCGAGGTGCGAGGAGACGAAGGACCGGAGTAG